The Stratiformator vulcanicus genome has a segment encoding these proteins:
- a CDS encoding GDP-L-fucose synthase family protein: MDLKSARVLVTGGGGFLGSFVCEEFRAQGCEQLFAPRSVDFDLRSEHDISRMLVMYRPDVVVHLAAVVGGIGANRDQPGLFFYENAVMGVHLIEHCRLAGVEKTVVAGTICAYPKMTPVPFKEDELWSGMPEETNAPYGLAKKMLLVQCQAYRDQYGFNGIYLMPVNLYGPRDNFDLETSHVIPAMIRKFITARDSGAKEVVFWGDGSPTREFLHVRDAARGIRLASERYDESDPVNLGSGMEISIRDLAETLQRVTGFRGDIVWDETKPNGQPRRCLDITRAEERFGFKAAIDFETGLRETCEWFEHAVVSHSAA, encoded by the coding sequence ATGGACTTAAAATCGGCACGCGTGTTGGTCACCGGGGGCGGCGGATTCCTCGGATCATTTGTCTGCGAAGAGTTCCGTGCTCAGGGCTGCGAACAGTTGTTCGCGCCGCGGTCGGTCGACTTCGATCTCCGCAGCGAACACGACATCAGCCGGATGCTGGTGATGTACCGACCCGACGTGGTCGTGCATTTGGCCGCCGTCGTGGGGGGCATCGGGGCGAATCGCGACCAACCCGGACTGTTCTTCTATGAAAACGCCGTGATGGGCGTGCATCTGATTGAACACTGCCGCCTTGCGGGCGTCGAAAAGACGGTCGTGGCCGGGACGATTTGCGCCTATCCGAAGATGACACCGGTTCCCTTTAAAGAAGACGAACTCTGGTCGGGCATGCCGGAAGAAACCAACGCCCCCTACGGCCTCGCCAAGAAAATGCTGCTGGTGCAGTGCCAGGCGTATCGCGACCAGTACGGCTTTAACGGCATCTACCTGATGCCGGTGAATCTGTACGGCCCGCGGGATAATTTCGATCTCGAAACCTCACACGTCATCCCGGCGATGATCCGCAAATTCATCACCGCGCGGGACAGCGGCGCCAAAGAGGTCGTCTTCTGGGGCGACGGTTCGCCGACGCGTGAGTTCCTGCATGTTCGCGACGCCGCCCGCGGCATCCGGCTCGCCAGCGAACGCTATGACGAATCTGATCCCGTTAACCTGGGCAGCGGGATGGAGATTTCCATCCGCGACCTCGCCGAGACGCTGCAGCGTGTGACCGGCTTTCGGGGCGACATCGTCTGGGACGAAACCAAGCCCAACGGCCAACCCCGCCGCTGCCTCGACATAACCCGCGCCGAAGAACGCTTCGGCTTCAAAGCCGCGATCGACTTCGAAACCGGCCTGCGCGAGACGTGCGAGTGGTTCGAACATGCTGTTGTTTCCCATTCGGCAGCGTAG
- the istB gene encoding IS21-like element helper ATPase IstB, translating to MTKTETKSTVLLKHHLKSLRLPTMLAECEKVARRCAADNADHLAFLLQLVEQELIERERKAAERRQKAARFPTAKGTDEFDFSARPSVNKPLVLELLTGEYLDRRENILLVGPSGTGKTHLAMALGMAACAEGRRVRFFRVTELVTTILEAREERVLLRLRQQLGKLDLLVLDELGYVPASKAGAELLFDVIATAYERYSLIVTTNLPFENWTEVLGSERLTGAALDRLTHRCHILETTRESYRLQDAKRRKRTAG from the coding sequence ATGACCAAGACTGAGACGAAGAGCACGGTGCTTCTGAAGCATCACCTCAAGTCCCTGCGGCTCCCCACGATGCTGGCGGAGTGCGAGAAAGTCGCCCGACGGTGCGCCGCCGACAATGCCGATCATCTGGCGTTCCTGCTGCAATTGGTGGAACAGGAACTGATCGAGCGGGAGCGGAAGGCCGCCGAGCGACGTCAGAAGGCGGCCCGCTTCCCGACGGCCAAAGGGACCGACGAGTTCGACTTCTCGGCCCGCCCCAGCGTCAACAAGCCGTTGGTCCTCGAACTGCTGACCGGAGAGTACCTCGACCGCCGGGAGAATATTCTGTTGGTCGGCCCCAGCGGCACAGGGAAGACGCACTTGGCGATGGCGCTGGGGATGGCGGCCTGTGCCGAGGGACGCCGCGTGCGGTTCTTTCGCGTGACCGAACTGGTCACCACAATCCTGGAAGCCCGGGAGGAGCGGGTGCTCTTGCGGCTGCGGCAGCAGCTGGGGAAGCTGGACCTGCTCGTGCTTGACGAACTGGGCTACGTTCCGGCGAGCAAGGCGGGGGCCGAGTTGCTGTTCGACGTGATCGCCACGGCCTATGAACGCTACAGCCTGATCGTGACGACGAACCTTCCGTTCGAGAACTGGACCGAAGTGCTCGGCAGCGAGCGACTCACCGGTGCGGCCCTCGACCGGCTGACGCATCGTTGTCACATTTTAGAAACCACCAGGGAGAGCTACCGGCTTCAGGACGCCAAGCGGCGAAAACGGACTGCCGGCTGA
- a CDS encoding Mu transposase domain-containing protein → MTAVESGVGGGVSRQSNLAAHSRAFPVRHAHRTLTVVATVDEVRLAFQGRLVARHRRCWGRTRTFFEPLHYLALLERKPGGFDHARLLEDWRLPDCFGLLRRRLEADAPGHGTRSFIRVLRLLEQFTLPELTGAVEYALGLDVLDVDGIRMIARHRRDRPVRLFSLEGRPHLAHVRVEETNVAAYQVLLEGEAS, encoded by the coding sequence TTGACGGCGGTCGAAAGTGGCGTCGGCGGGGGAGTGTCGCGGCAGTCGAATTTGGCGGCGCACAGCCGTGCCTTTCCGGTGCGGCACGCCCATCGGACGCTGACCGTCGTCGCCACGGTCGATGAGGTCCGCCTGGCGTTTCAAGGACGCCTGGTGGCCCGGCACCGGCGATGCTGGGGCCGCACGCGGACGTTCTTCGAGCCGCTGCACTATCTCGCGCTGCTGGAGCGTAAGCCCGGCGGCTTCGACCACGCCCGGCTGCTGGAGGACTGGCGCCTGCCCGATTGCTTCGGACTGCTCCGGCGGCGTCTGGAGGCTGACGCTCCCGGTCACGGCACCCGGTCCTTCATCCGCGTACTCAGACTCCTGGAGCAGTTCACACTGCCCGAATTGACCGGGGCCGTCGAGTACGCGCTCGGCCTTGACGTGCTCGACGTCGACGGCATCCGCATGATCGCCCGGCACCGTCGCGATCGTCCGGTGCGGCTGTTTTCGCTGGAGGGGCGTCCGCACCTCGCCCACGTGCGGGTCGAAGAGACGAACGTGGCCGCCTATCAGGTCCTCTTGGAAGGAGAAGCGTCATGA
- a CDS encoding helix-turn-helix domain-containing protein, which produces MSSGIGVGEGFADDNEAAVMDDDEQSSEFLSVAETAQHFRVSEKTVRRWIDKGRLFATQPGGPGGRLLIPRSELDAIGSRPPVSGFANIEQPRSSSGPQPRWMTNRR; this is translated from the coding sequence GTGAGTTCGGGAATCGGTGTTGGCGAAGGATTCGCTGACGACAACGAGGCAGCGGTCATGGATGACGACGAACAAAGCTCCGAATTTCTCTCCGTCGCTGAAACCGCGCAGCACTTTCGCGTGAGCGAGAAGACGGTCCGGCGTTGGATCGACAAGGGGCGCCTCTTCGCGACGCAGCCCGGCGGCCCCGGCGGCCGGCTCTTGATTCCGCGGTCGGAATTGGACGCGATCGGTTCGCGGCCCCCTGTCTCCGGCTTCGCGAATATCGAACAACCACGCTCATCCAGCGGCCCGCAGCCTCGCTGGATGACGAATCGGAGATAA
- a CDS encoding tyrosine-type recombinase/integrase, which translates to MKNSKKKARSGGMKINASHYEWRLFQRDNGIWYADGRGKHPSLGKHSLATRDCEDARKAVTALDQAMAIQHGLLDPRDAPNSGAEFASIDVGIDAFREHVGRDEATGGVRSATRKRYDAALDHIRRFCHLQRLSHWGQFRERQADHYATSRSKAGAKPKTVYLELTLLKQLVKFLAERGLAPAGWELKTKVPKPDASPTYCYTRQQVAAMIRHCREVEGLEWLADIILGLARTGLRIGEFVNLQAEDIDLERQVIRVVSENGKLGNSSIRRTKSGKSREVPIHPELLPVLKRLLKGSPGPVFRTASGNQLRPDRLREQYVKKALVPILDDFPNDRLLAEGRLHSFRHHFCSEAIRQGVSQQTAMAWMGHRDPAMTQHYFHLHHGDAAREISKLEPLQLESVEQSNTVGNVAGVSLDEPGDLRLEPREDETTPEN; encoded by the coding sequence ATGAAAAACTCAAAAAAGAAGGCCCGCTCAGGCGGAATGAAGATCAATGCAAGCCATTATGAGTGGCGGCTTTTTCAACGCGACAACGGTATCTGGTACGCCGATGGCCGCGGGAAACATCCGTCGCTCGGTAAGCACTCTCTTGCAACTCGCGACTGCGAAGATGCCCGAAAGGCAGTCACGGCGCTCGATCAGGCAATGGCGATTCAGCACGGATTACTCGATCCGCGCGATGCCCCGAACTCCGGTGCCGAGTTTGCCTCGATCGACGTCGGGATCGACGCGTTCCGCGAACACGTCGGACGTGATGAGGCCACGGGCGGAGTCCGCTCAGCCACGAGGAAAAGATACGATGCCGCCCTCGACCACATCAGGCGATTCTGCCATCTGCAGAGGCTCAGCCACTGGGGACAGTTCCGGGAACGGCAAGCAGATCACTATGCCACGTCACGCAGCAAGGCGGGAGCCAAGCCGAAGACCGTCTATCTTGAACTGACCCTGCTCAAGCAACTCGTTAAGTTCCTCGCCGAACGAGGGTTGGCCCCCGCCGGTTGGGAACTCAAAACCAAAGTTCCCAAGCCGGACGCCTCTCCCACATATTGCTACACAAGACAGCAGGTCGCCGCGATGATCCGGCACTGTCGCGAAGTGGAAGGTCTTGAATGGCTCGCGGACATCATCCTCGGTCTGGCTCGAACCGGCCTTCGGATTGGAGAGTTTGTCAATCTTCAAGCCGAAGACATCGATCTGGAGCGGCAAGTAATCCGCGTCGTTAGCGAGAATGGGAAGCTGGGAAATTCATCGATCCGACGAACGAAGAGTGGTAAGAGCCGGGAGGTTCCGATTCATCCCGAACTGTTGCCGGTTTTGAAGCGGCTTCTGAAGGGCTCGCCCGGTCCCGTGTTTCGGACCGCGAGTGGGAACCAACTCCGTCCGGACCGGCTGCGAGAGCAATACGTCAAGAAGGCGCTCGTGCCCATCCTTGACGACTTTCCGAACGACAGACTCCTAGCCGAAGGACGGCTCCACTCGTTCCGACATCACTTCTGCAGCGAGGCAATTCGTCAGGGCGTCAGCCAGCAGACAGCCATGGCGTGGATGGGGCACCGTGACCCGGCGATGACACAACACTACTTTCATCTCCACCACGGGGACGCGGCTCGGGAGATTAGCAAACTCGAACCGCTCCAACTTGAATCGGTGGAGCAATCGAACACGGTCGGCAATGTCGCCGGCGTGTCACTTGATGAACCCGGAGATCTTCGACTCGAGCCGAGGGAGGACGAGACGACGCCGGAAAACTGA
- a CDS encoding WD40 repeat domain-containing protein produces MLPAEFLGGTLQEDGGRCERVLHLAEEIIVCEQGQDEPEADFLTLPLVLQNLLRGVGGKDEVIKALGQALTWHGSDVTKYPGVLPQDCVNFLAWREEERGPCHAYSERLRERLRNTDIHWLRQVWGPRVSLVKILQEHRGLIISLSILSDGRVVSGSWDKTVKVWNADIGEVLTMDEHQHSVXCLAVXPDGRVVSGSWDKTVKVWNPDTGEVLTMDEHQRLVDCLSVLPDGRVVSGSWDSTVKVWNPDTGEVLTMDEHXHGVYCLSVLPDGRVVSASWDKTVKVWNPDTDGLITISSTTVHGVFPKAYHFYTLKPVSILAMEPDATRN; encoded by the coding sequence ATGCTTCCGGCCGAGTTCCTCGGCGGAACGCTTCAAGAGGACGGAGGCCGATGCGAACGTGTCCTGCATCTGGCCGAGGAAATCATCGTCTGCGAGCAGGGGCAAGACGAACCAGAAGCGGACTTCCTGACATTGCCATTGGTGCTACAAAACCTGCTGAGGGGAGTCGGAGGGAAAGACGAGGTCATAAAGGCCTTAGGCCAAGCGCTGACTTGGCATGGCAGTGACGTCACTAAATACCCGGGAGTGCTGCCGCAGGATTGCGTCAACTTCCTGGCTTGGCGGGAGGAGGAGCGGGGACCCTGCCACGCCTATTCCGAGCGGCTTCGCGAACGCCTGCGAAACACCGATATCCATTGGCTGAGGCAGGTTTGGGGGCCAAGGGTCAGCCTCGTAAAAATTTTGCAGGAGCATAGAGGCTTAATCATCTCCCTATCGATTCTTTCTGACGGTCGTGTGGTCAGCGGGTCATGGGACAAGACCGTGAAAGTCTGGAATGCCGACATCGGCGAGGTCCTCACGATGGACGAGCATCAGCACAGCGTTGNTTGCCTTGCGGTNNTTCCGGACGGNCGTGTGGTCAGCGGGTCATGGGACAAGACCGTGAAAGTCTGGAATCCCGACACCGGCGAGGTCCTCACGATGGACGAGCATCAACGCCTGGTCGATTGCCTGTCGGTTCTTCCGGACGGTCGTGTGGTCAGCGGGTCATGGGACAGCACCGTGAAAGTCTGGAATCCCGACACCGGCGAGGTCCTCACGATGGACGAGCATCNCCACGGGGTTTATTGCCTGTCGGTTCTTCCGGACGGTCGTGTGGTCAGCGCGTCATGGGACAAGACCGTGAAAGTCTGGAATCCCGACACCGATGGATTGATAACTATTAGTAGCACGACAGTACATGGAGTGTTTCCGAAAGCTTATCACTTCTACACATTAAAACCGGTCAGCATTCTCGCGATGGAGCCCGATGCGACGAGAAATTGA
- a CDS encoding proteasome accessory factor PafA2 family protein, which yields MRRIIAPKFCMGEEVEYLTALRDPSRRDSGEFESQFFDATSKLTPTISASAGVFSMFGRHYFDSGHLELATAECRSPFDVELMRVSQEHLARHACCRDDVCNESMVIADVGYGGILAAGSPAWGCHENYLVTRNPADIATAVVPFFATRCFLGAGGMDFQQDAFVGSPRLRFLERDIFPGYNNGRALAARGLRDNYAGSDLGYFRYHCTAGDSNRSKFSRCLRLGATALVLAAAVESPDAFVPLKQWIAPDLRRRSFWMRAVERFNHFASLGQPLRVDAWSLRVQRLFLDATRRYADRCVSLPDWTEVIFEMWESTLGAITSDDQPWLAERLDPWIKYRFLTEFIDELGATWDEAATDLSLGSRLAVVNQGYHEFVGPLKIFQEQCEGGLVAPEAVPSPPLGFSSISRRLHTRADARAKIIADLWHCDDVTLGWDRVRTSHSDELIMMPDPFDTQLPCQLGESDD from the coding sequence ATGCGCCGGATCATCGCACCCAAGTTCTGTATGGGCGAAGAGGTCGAGTACCTCACGGCTCTTCGCGACCCGTCTCGGCGCGATTCGGGCGAGTTCGAATCGCAATTTTTCGACGCCACCTCGAAGCTGACGCCGACGATTTCCGCGTCGGCGGGCGTATTTTCAATGTTCGGGCGTCATTATTTCGACTCTGGTCATCTAGAGTTGGCGACGGCCGAATGCCGGTCGCCGTTCGACGTGGAACTGATGCGGGTCAGCCAAGAACACTTGGCCCGGCACGCCTGTTGTCGCGATGACGTCTGCAATGAAAGTATGGTCATTGCAGACGTCGGTTATGGAGGGATTCTCGCAGCCGGTTCGCCGGCGTGGGGATGTCACGAAAATTATCTCGTTACCCGAAATCCCGCCGATATCGCGACGGCTGTAGTCCCTTTCTTCGCAACCAGATGCTTTCTCGGTGCCGGTGGAATGGACTTCCAACAAGATGCCTTCGTCGGCTCGCCGCGTCTCCGATTTCTCGAGAGGGATATTTTCCCCGGATACAACAACGGCCGTGCTCTGGCGGCTCGCGGCCTGAGAGACAACTATGCCGGCTCCGATCTCGGGTACTTCCGCTACCACTGCACTGCCGGCGACTCGAACCGCTCCAAGTTTTCGCGCTGCTTGCGATTGGGGGCAACCGCCTTGGTCCTTGCTGCCGCCGTCGAATCACCCGACGCATTCGTTCCGCTGAAACAGTGGATTGCGCCAGATTTAAGACGCCGGTCTTTCTGGATGCGAGCGGTGGAGAGATTCAATCATTTCGCTTCGCTCGGCCAGCCGCTACGGGTCGACGCTTGGTCCCTGCGAGTGCAGCGGCTTTTTCTCGACGCAACTCGGCGATATGCCGATCGATGTGTTTCATTACCTGACTGGACCGAGGTCATCTTCGAGATGTGGGAGAGCACACTCGGCGCCATTACGTCTGACGATCAGCCATGGCTGGCTGAGAGACTTGACCCGTGGATCAAGTACCGCTTCCTGACCGAGTTTATCGATGAACTGGGAGCAACCTGGGACGAGGCGGCGACTGATTTGAGTCTCGGCTCGCGGCTGGCAGTCGTGAATCAGGGGTACCACGAATTCGTTGGGCCACTCAAGATTTTCCAAGAGCAGTGCGAAGGCGGCCTTGTTGCCCCGGAGGCAGTGCCTTCGCCTCCCCTAGGATTTTCGAGCATTTCTCGACGCTTGCACACCCGCGCTGACGCGAGAGCGAAAATCATTGCCGATTTGTGGCATTGCGACGACGTAACGCTCGGGTGGGATCGCGTGAGAACCTCGCATTCGGATGAGCTGATCATGATGCCTGACCCCTTTGATACGCAGCTGCCTTGTCAGCTGGGTGAATCAGATGATTGA
- a CDS encoding WD40 repeat domain-containing protein produces MGLAELRRRLGPEADSAEGRRLLSPWAYFYNDLPGEQLYLPLPLRAERSDAGAEQLLKDAKPHAERVNPTLSAMLRHLGETGDTHGVLLLSRSGAGKTVACRRAFFDCFPIPEQLGVRSERVGQLPELAGYLPCWAEVGAKLSRLDQLVESCNSGGDRKWHNVIDDTLERINNGDWILELIAQTSGRGKDQTSGWSTEQKELIRWRLKRWLTTAGGPKLLLFVDLNSADSTRRQLLAKVIRLFQRDFGEYGHRVVVTYRSTASGDAVMTELWDDEQFVAFDLEPIHPQNAEDYLRNFRGYEQYLRKKLGLPVLQDDVESECRKLGEFIRRHAKQESLISTPLLTHFVASLEGERLEQIDSLFDLYDAVVDQHIIRDINTYGRQLPTRLAGRRAPALVRTALCRLALAILPNEESTRLDSLETAICLLEDPLHLRTRWWPEDECWHQGSYFTEEFSESEQDTLLEFSLLRKDGNGVGFLHDSLLYYFAALTLRYSRRPGRGALPELPKEWAEQVVRRIRTTPRQWMLPAEFLGGTLADEILIDLAERLVASPPKDGLPRLVMRLLEGSGSQHEVLTAMLQAIRWHGPFVYMHPATLIQEVYNFFTLKKNELDSLSEAVDRVKRIFSALHGDAQWPWLAEINTMRSGIPYTISLSGTTCKSIRLSSSNRVIALDSRSQLISWNVLDGTLIKCNQYSLRFQDVFFITQDEEVFAITCTQIVHWDLRENEIRILYQTEKTITAAARIEDGLAICTGEEVLYVELPASRPESLFSCCSPVETLKVHFPYICALTTDRQVVAYNFEERVMIDCITIEEEADDFSNFKDSINLFLADSGWVLLMMQSGNIIEWNPKAGIYIEKSLNYGGQQFEGHKWIFKELQCLGENAILLLASHVFFPDIDNPAEAVMILGPYSTLLAWDIGISEVRKVFETKHTLNCMLLTHVGLFVGDDKGNLLQFTDLYGPPKRIKAHRGGVTCLACNSDGSLVSAGEDKTLSLWTTNEGIQLERDYCNADGDYSCEDLTMIGFAGPTQLILHDGERNIFIRWEIFTNVKKHATHRIGADYAVEGGPYAVITSNLYGEIAVIDEFEAMHRDMNAGFSDTSGDAILARSKRFERNAMPPGPAFRPHNDRVSSIVPLIDGRWASAGQDGKIEVWDPRPAIRGWRDRPRAWKQYDWGERASLKLSDEYPTSVAVFDSSTLVIGTSRGSVYKWNIVSDCTVKLSHGQPAFEKFVVLRSTKVIIARDKTGQAHLIQSTGTGEVILAEDEDRVVDIAKVGDCLFGVLKESGRLTICNHSAVVIDEVFVPEHPRGVAFSTSGWFAVETSGGGIVVLRAEGVRSNWCL; encoded by the coding sequence TTGGGTCTGGCGGAACTAAGAAGAAGGTTGGGGCCGGAAGCCGATTCCGCCGAGGGTCGACGCCTGCTCTCGCCATGGGCGTATTTCTACAATGACCTTCCCGGCGAGCAGCTCTATCTGCCGCTGCCGCTTCGGGCTGAGAGGAGCGACGCCGGCGCGGAGCAGCTTCTGAAAGACGCGAAGCCGCATGCCGAACGCGTCAATCCCACGCTCTCGGCGATGCTGCGGCACCTGGGTGAGACGGGCGACACGCATGGAGTCTTACTACTGTCTCGCTCGGGAGCAGGTAAGACGGTTGCGTGTCGGCGGGCGTTCTTCGACTGCTTCCCGATACCCGAACAGCTCGGTGTCCGCAGCGAGCGCGTCGGCCAACTGCCCGAGTTGGCCGGCTACCTACCCTGCTGGGCCGAAGTCGGAGCTAAGCTGTCTCGTCTCGACCAATTAGTCGAAAGCTGCAACTCGGGCGGCGACCGAAAATGGCACAACGTCATCGACGACACGCTGGAAAGGATTAACAACGGTGACTGGATTCTGGAGTTGATCGCCCAAACCTCTGGCCGGGGCAAGGATCAAACGTCCGGTTGGAGCACGGAGCAGAAGGAACTGATCCGCTGGCGACTGAAGCGATGGCTGACGACGGCCGGCGGGCCAAAATTGCTCTTGTTCGTCGATCTTAACTCGGCCGACAGCACGAGACGCCAGCTACTCGCAAAAGTAATCAGGCTATTCCAGCGGGACTTCGGGGAGTACGGCCATCGCGTGGTGGTCACCTATCGCTCGACCGCCTCCGGCGACGCGGTGATGACAGAACTCTGGGATGATGAGCAATTTGTCGCCTTCGATCTCGAACCGATCCACCCGCAGAACGCGGAGGACTACCTGCGAAACTTTCGCGGCTATGAGCAGTATCTGCGAAAGAAACTTGGCTTGCCGGTCTTACAAGACGACGTGGAGTCCGAGTGCCGAAAACTGGGAGAGTTCATCCGGCGACACGCCAAGCAGGAGAGCCTGATCTCGACCCCGCTTTTGACTCACTTCGTGGCGTCATTGGAGGGAGAGCGTCTGGAGCAGATCGACTCGTTGTTCGATCTCTATGACGCCGTCGTCGATCAGCACATTATACGCGACATTAATACATACGGCAGACAACTGCCGACGAGGTTGGCGGGACGTCGTGCTCCAGCGCTGGTGCGAACCGCGCTGTGCCGGCTGGCACTGGCAATTCTGCCGAACGAGGAAAGCACGCGACTCGACAGTCTCGAAACGGCGATCTGCCTGCTTGAGGATCCACTACACCTGCGCACCCGCTGGTGGCCGGAGGACGAATGTTGGCATCAGGGGTCGTACTTCACTGAAGAGTTCAGTGAGTCCGAGCAGGACACGCTCTTGGAGTTCTCACTGCTCCGCAAGGACGGGAACGGCGTCGGCTTCCTGCACGACTCGCTATTGTACTACTTCGCCGCGCTCACACTGCGTTATTCCCGCCGACCGGGGCGTGGTGCATTGCCAGAACTTCCAAAAGAGTGGGCCGAGCAGGTCGTGCGGCGAATCCGAACCACACCGCGACAGTGGATGCTTCCGGCCGAGTTCCTCGGCGGAACGCTAGCGGACGAAATTCTCATCGATCTCGCGGAACGGCTGGTGGCTTCACCGCCGAAAGACGGGCTCCCCCGTCTTGTAATGCGCTTGCTTGAGGGATCGGGATCCCAGCACGAAGTCCTCACGGCAATGTTACAAGCCATCCGCTGGCACGGACCTTTTGTGTATATGCACCCGGCCACACTGATACAGGAGGTCTATAACTTCTTTACGCTAAAAAAGAATGAGCTTGATTCGCTGTCCGAAGCCGTGGACCGTGTCAAACGCATCTTCTCGGCCCTCCATGGTGACGCGCAATGGCCTTGGCTTGCTGAAATAAACACGATGCGTAGTGGCATCCCCTACACAATTTCGCTTTCCGGCACCACTTGCAAATCAATACGTCTTTCGAGTTCAAATAGGGTAATCGCTCTGGACTCACGCTCCCAACTCATTTCTTGGAATGTACTGGACGGGACACTGATCAAATGCAATCAATATTCTCTCAGATTCCAAGATGTTTTCTTTATTACACAAGATGAAGAAGTATTCGCAATAACATGTACGCAGATTGTTCACTGGGATCTGCGAGAAAACGAAATACGCATCTTATATCAAACAGAAAAGACTATAACCGCTGCAGCTCGAATCGAAGATGGTCTCGCCATATGCACCGGAGAAGAAGTTCTCTATGTGGAGTTGCCTGCATCTCGACCAGAGTCGCTCTTCTCTTGCTGCTCACCAGTAGAGACCCTCAAAGTGCATTTCCCATATATCTGCGCGCTTACTACCGACAGGCAGGTCGTCGCCTACAATTTTGAGGAACGAGTTATGATTGATTGCATAACGATCGAAGAGGAGGCTGATGATTTCTCTAACTTTAAGGATTCTATAAACCTCTTTCTTGCGGATAGCGGTTGGGTTCTCTTGATGATGCAGTCAGGCAACATTATCGAATGGAACCCAAAGGCAGGGATTTATATAGAAAAGTCATTGAACTACGGAGGCCAACAATTTGAGGGCCACAAATGGATATTTAAAGAGTTGCAATGCCTTGGCGAGAATGCAATTTTACTTTTGGCATCTCACGTTTTCTTCCCGGATATTGACAATCCGGCAGAAGCGGTAATGATTTTAGGACCCTATAGCACTCTTCTCGCGTGGGATATTGGCATATCGGAAGTCAGGAAAGTGTTTGAGACAAAACACACTTTAAACTGCATGTTGTTGACGCATGTTGGTCTGTTCGTTGGCGACGACAAAGGGAACCTTCTTCAATTCACCGATCTATACGGACCGCCAAAGAGAATTAAAGCGCACAGGGGCGGGGTCACTTGCTTGGCATGCAATAGCGACGGTTCGCTGGTGTCGGCAGGTGAAGACAAAACGCTGTCGCTATGGACGACGAATGAAGGAATACAACTAGAGCGGGATTACTGCAACGCAGATGGCGACTACAGTTGTGAAGATTTAACCATGATCGGCTTTGCCGGCCCAACGCAATTGATATTGCACGACGGTGAGAGAAATATTTTCATAAGATGGGAAATATTTACAAATGTAAAAAAACATGCAACGCACCGGATTGGGGCGGATTATGCTGTCGAAGGAGGACCGTACGCTGTTATCACTTCTAATTTGTATGGAGAAATTGCTGTAATTGACGAGTTCGAAGCGATGCACCGCGATATGAACGCGGGGTTCAGCGACACGTCCGGAGATGCAATCCTTGCTAGATCGAAGAGGTTTGAGCGTAATGCCATGCCGCCCGGGCCAGCTTTCCGCCCCCACAATGACCGCGTCTCTTCAATCGTGCCGCTGATAGACGGAAGATGGGCTAGCGCCGGGCAAGACGGAAAGATTGAGGTGTGGGACCCACGGCCCGCAATTCGGGGATGGCGAGATCGCCCGCGGGCCTGGAAACAATACGATTGGGGCGAGCGAGCGAGCCTAAAATTATCAGATGAGTATCCTACATCAGTCGCGGTGTTTGATTCGTCGACCCTTGTCATCGGGACCTCGCGGGGATCTGTCTATAAGTGGAATATTGTGTCCGATTGTACAGTGAAGCTTTCGCACGGGCAGCCCGCATTTGAAAAGTTTGTGGTGCTGCGATCAACGAAGGTCATTATAGCTCGCGACAAGACTGGACAAGCACACTTGATCCAATCAACGGGGACGGGCGAAGTAATACTCGCGGAGGATGAAGACCGAGTTGTTGATATCGCCAAAGTGGGAGACTGTCTATTCGGAGTGTTGAAGGAAAGTGGACGATTGACGATCTGCAATCATTCCGCTGTTGTAATCGACGAAGTATTTGTTCCTGAACATCCTAGAGGTGTCGCGTTTTCTACATCCGGGTGGTTCGCGGTAGAGACCTCGGGAGGGGGGATTGTTGTTTTAAGAGCCGAAGGCGTACGGTCAAACTGGTGTTTGTGA